A portion of the Actomonas aquatica genome contains these proteins:
- a CDS encoding fatty acid CoA ligase family protein gives MPTPPPPPADSANIARHLPRMAASQPHTPALKIPRGRTADGAIDYLTLSFAELEAEAAAWQHRLRHAGVQRGDRVLVMVRQGLPLIASVFALFAHGAVPVVIDPGMGRKSFLACVRRTQPRALLGIPLARLLSHLFRGAFKSVRIRIAARGDTTARLSNRGDTGKLAVAASTTDELAAILFTSGSTGAPKGVCYAHGMFNAQVELIRHTFEIRPGEVDLPMLPIFALFNPALGMTTVVPEIDPSKPAAVDPAKIVQAITQEQVTNSFGSPTLWHKIARHCHAQRLTLPTMKRVLSAGAPVPPALWELMRPILTNGELHSPYGATEALPVATIDATTVIEHTAAATRTGAGTCVGHIIAPNEVKIIALTDDPIATESEIKTLPPLKIGEIIVRGPTVTQSYDALPDATARAKIPANSDLGFSHLEPGISGGSAAAWHRMGDCGYLDDYGRLWFCGRAAERVETATGPLFTEQVEPIFNQHAAVRRTALVGLGQRPTQRPALVIEPRDPQLLQNPTAATTLIAELRTLAADHPHAARVEAFYLHPGFPVDVRHNAKIHRLTLAKWAATAKPSGPP, from the coding sequence CAAGATCCCCCGCGGCCGCACCGCCGACGGTGCCATCGACTACCTCACCCTCAGCTTCGCCGAACTCGAAGCCGAAGCCGCCGCCTGGCAACACCGCCTCCGCCACGCCGGCGTGCAACGCGGCGACCGCGTCCTCGTCATGGTCCGCCAGGGCCTGCCCCTCATCGCCAGCGTCTTCGCCCTCTTTGCCCACGGCGCCGTGCCCGTCGTCATCGACCCCGGCATGGGGCGCAAAAGCTTCCTCGCCTGCGTCCGCCGCACCCAACCCCGCGCCCTGCTCGGCATCCCGCTCGCCCGCCTGCTCAGCCACCTCTTCCGCGGCGCCTTCAAATCCGTCCGCATCCGCATCGCCGCCCGCGGCGACACCACCGCCCGCCTCTCCAACCGCGGCGACACCGGCAAACTCGCCGTCGCCGCCTCCACCACCGACGAACTCGCCGCCATCCTCTTCACCTCCGGCTCCACCGGCGCCCCCAAAGGCGTCTGCTACGCCCACGGCATGTTCAACGCCCAGGTGGAACTCATCCGCCACACCTTCGAAATCCGCCCCGGCGAGGTCGACCTCCCCATGCTGCCCATCTTCGCGCTCTTCAACCCCGCGCTGGGCATGACCACTGTCGTCCCCGAAATCGACCCCTCCAAACCCGCCGCCGTCGACCCCGCCAAGATCGTCCAAGCCATCACCCAGGAACAGGTCACCAACTCCTTCGGCTCCCCGACCCTCTGGCACAAGATCGCCCGCCACTGCCACGCTCAGCGCCTCACCCTGCCCACCATGAAGCGCGTGCTCTCCGCCGGCGCCCCCGTGCCCCCGGCCCTTTGGGAACTCATGCGGCCCATCCTCACCAACGGCGAACTCCACAGCCCCTACGGCGCCACCGAAGCCCTGCCCGTCGCCACCATCGACGCCACCACCGTCATCGAACACACCGCCGCCGCCACCCGCACCGGCGCCGGCACCTGCGTCGGCCACATCATCGCGCCCAACGAGGTCAAAATCATCGCGCTCACCGACGACCCCATCGCCACCGAGTCAGAGATCAAAACCCTCCCGCCCCTCAAGATCGGCGAAATCATCGTCCGCGGCCCCACCGTCACCCAGTCCTACGACGCCCTACCCGACGCCACCGCGCGGGCGAAAATCCCCGCCAACTCCGATTTAGGATTTAGTCATTTAGAGCCTGGGATTTCCGGCGGCTCTGCCGCCGCCTGGCATCGCATGGGCGACTGCGGTTACCTCGACGACTACGGCCGCCTCTGGTTCTGCGGCCGCGCCGCCGAGCGCGTCGAAACCGCCACCGGCCCGCTCTTCACCGAACAAGTCGAACCCATCTTCAACCAACACGCCGCCGTCCGCCGCACCGCCCTCGTCGGGCTCGGCCAGCGCCCGACGCAACGCCCGGCCCTCGTCATCGAGCCCCGCGACCCGCAGCTCCTGCAAAACCCCACCGCCGCGACCACCCTCATCGCGGAACTGCGCACCCTCGCCGCCGATCACCCCCACGCCGCCCGCGTCGAAGCCTTTTACCTGCACCCCGGCTTCCCCGTCGACGTCCGCCACAACGCCAAAATCCACCGCCTCACCCTCGCCAAGTGGGCCGCCACGGCCAAACCGTCGGGCCCCCCCTAA
- a CDS encoding NAD-dependent epimerase/dehydratase family protein, with the protein MANPQPEPPTTPVLVTGGTGFLGSHLVDQLLAAGRNVTVVSRQPRPALTARGIRVVTGALHDPTTCAAAVEGVGTVFHVAARVGVWGRYDDFYRDNVTATETLLAAAQTAGVQRFIHTSTPSVVYNGRDLADADESLPLTTDCPSPYPLTKAIAEKAVLAVNRPGFLTTALRPHLIWGPGDPHLVPRILARARAGRLRIVGTGQNRVDMVHITNATAAHLAAETALSTCHVLRDGSADTLAHKELPAAAGRAYFITNDEPVNLWDWINELLTGLGEPPLTKRISLAAASRIGAVCETLWRLLPLKGEPPMTRFIAAELAKDHWFNLTAAKRDLGYEPTITMAEGTQELIRRMKNGE; encoded by the coding sequence GTGGCCAACCCGCAACCCGAACCTCCCACCACTCCCGTCCTCGTCACCGGCGGCACCGGCTTCCTCGGCTCCCATCTCGTCGACCAACTCCTCGCCGCCGGTCGCAACGTGACCGTCGTCTCGCGCCAGCCGCGCCCCGCGCTCACCGCCCGCGGCATCCGCGTCGTCACTGGCGCCCTGCACGACCCGACCACCTGCGCCGCCGCCGTGGAAGGCGTAGGGACCGTCTTCCACGTCGCCGCCCGCGTCGGCGTCTGGGGCCGCTATGACGACTTCTACCGCGACAACGTCACCGCCACCGAGACTCTGCTCGCCGCCGCGCAGACCGCCGGCGTGCAACGCTTCATCCACACCAGCACGCCCAGCGTCGTCTACAACGGCCGCGACCTCGCCGACGCCGACGAATCCCTGCCGCTCACGACCGACTGCCCCAGCCCTTATCCGCTCACGAAAGCCATCGCCGAAAAGGCCGTGCTCGCGGTCAACCGTCCCGGCTTTCTCACCACCGCCCTGCGCCCCCACCTCATCTGGGGCCCCGGCGACCCGCACCTCGTGCCGCGCATCCTCGCCCGCGCCCGCGCCGGCCGCCTGCGCATCGTCGGCACCGGCCAAAACCGCGTCGACATGGTGCACATCACCAACGCCACCGCCGCCCACCTCGCCGCCGAAACCGCCCTCTCCACTTGTCACGTATTACGTGACGGTTCCGCAGATACCCTTGCGCATAAGGAACTTCCGGCAGCGGCCGGGCGGGCTTATTTCATCACCAACGACGAGCCGGTGAACCTCTGGGATTGGATCAACGAGCTGCTCACCGGCCTCGGCGAACCGCCGCTCACCAAGCGCATTTCCCTCGCCGCCGCCTCCCGCATCGGCGCCGTCTGCGAAACCCTCTGGCGCCTGCTCCCGCTCAAAGGCGAACCGCCCATGACCCGTTTCATCGCCGCCGAACTCGCCAAGGACCACTGGTTCAACCTCACCGCCGCCAAGCGCGACCTCGGTTACGAGCCCACCATCACCATGGCCGAAGGCACCCAAGAACTGATCCGTAGAATGAAGAATGGTGAATAG